The Bactrocera dorsalis isolate Fly_Bdor chromosome 3, ASM2337382v1, whole genome shotgun sequence genomic interval TGTGGAGAAATTAGCGCAATAAGTGTAgaagtaaataaacaataataaataataaatgggTCACACAATCACTAACAAAGTAAAGTGTGCAAAATGCTCGTagaatgccaacaacaataCTTAAGTACAATTGCACACAACggcttttttgatttttgctctcatatttacacttttttcttttgcGCTACACTTACCAAACTAAAGAAATTGAAAGCGAAGACGAAACACTTGACAGCCGCAAAAATCAcactcatttttttattttattttgtagtttcGCTTGATTTTAACTGGACCGCcgtaatttatgtaaattaattaacgtgaaatatgaaatatttaaaatatactaGCGATTTGTTTCCTTACGGCTCGAAGTTGTTACTGAAATCGGTGTCAGAAAATTGTatgcaaagaaataaatattgaacatGGCTTGTCAATGACACCGGgcgatattttattattattctattttttgttttatgcccAACGAGCATTTTTGTATTGATGAAAGAAGTTGTTTGCGCGCTTGACGCCGGAATATGTGATGTATGGAAAGAAaagatcaaaaataaagaaaaatgtaagaatGACTTAACTACTAATTGAATAAAGCAGCTGCTAATACAACAATGAAAGTTTGATGAAAGGTTTCACCGCCTCAACGGGGTAAGCAGAATGGAGTGTAAAGTTATTTGGTGTGTTTTTACACCACtactataacaacaaaaatacaagaagaaacgttaacttcggacGCATCGCTGCTATAATACCATTTACAGGTGCATATCTTAATGATGTTGATccgtcagtttgtgtggcagctatgtgctatactTATCCGATTGGACTAATTTCTTATGAGGTTATATCGTTCCTTGAATTTTAATCCATtccaaatttcctgaagatatctcgtaaaataaataaaaaatgtttctataCCATTCAGTTTGGTTTGTATGGTTTGTTTTTATCTCCATACAACCCACAACGTTCCGTACCATCAATTGATGATAAATTGATTCGAATTACAAGGCATTCAAATCACTATTTGGTTTATTGGGTGTGTAgttaaatgtacataaatattgctGTATCGTCTCCTATCAAGTAGCGCATGTTAATGAACTTCATTACTGATAATGAGTAATATTAATATGCAGTACACTAACAAACACTAACTCATAAGATTTGGCAGCAAAACATTTGGCTATTAATACGGTAAGCGGCGTAAGCGTTCATTGCTCGTTAACACTCAGGCGAACATTTTGCATGTTTATGAGAGCGCatacattaaatataaatatgtaattataattaaacaaattaaaatgattttaatgcTAAAGTGTTGTTGTCTGATAGCCATCTGCTTGTATGGAAGTAATGAAGACGTTGGTTTcaggttttatttttttttatttcttggaaaaacaatttatttcatttactaGCAGCAGTAGTAATAATTAGCGGCGATAGCAATTCAaagcttaaaattgttttaatagcATATAGTTAACTGACAAGTTAGACAGCAAGAGTATATGTTTTCTCGCTAGGCTTTAGTAAAAACTTATAAgctagaaaatataaattagtttttataaaagGTATGCAAAAGCGTATGCATAATTtataagtgttttttttttttgtttacaaaatttcatataaaatagtgttaaaataaatagtatagtataatttagtaaataacGCCTACAGTAAGTCAAACAGGTATGTAAttccatatataaatacatatatttcgtgGGTAAAGTATTGATGATGTTGCTTGGTGGTTATTGTTTTTGTcgatgttattgttattttttgtcgatttttcaCAAACTGGTGGTTTTGGTAGCTTATATTTTGGTGTCCCTTTCGTGTTGTACGAACATAAAAACTCGTATTTTTATctccaaaattttcaaataaaaaatatcacaagCACACGGCGCTGGTATATATAATTCACTACAAGTTTTTCTACGTTTCATCGCACTTCACTTTTACTACTTAACTGTTTAATTCTAATTGTAtactaaaattgtttaatttaattggcATTTTTAATTGCTTGTGCAAATCCGTGCTTTGATATCgtctttgtttttgtgtttttgcaaattgcgttgtgtttgtttgtgtatttgtataatGTTTTTTAAACTCTCCATGGCAGTGGTATGAGACCCCACTTCTGCGTGATGTCTTTGTAATCACAATTAATGGCAACAACGATTTTCTCCACTTTTTGGGTGCGTGGAATTTTGGCTGCCTTCAGTGTAAGGCAAAGCTTCGATTCGCGATGCGAAATGTGCTGAGTCTgcaaaataaacaataacacGTACGTAAACGCatattaaatgtataaaattgaaaataacatTTGATTAGCCAATAAAACACTGTTCTACTCACATCCATGTCGTAACTCCAAAGTTGGCGCGGATCGTCCAGGCACTGGGTCAGCTGTACATTGCTGGTTAAATTGCGACTCTTCAGCTGCTGTATGACGCCAAGTTTCGGCTCACTATACGTCAGACACACGTTGTCATTGGTCATTATCTGACCCTTTGGCGTTATGACATACATATCCATAGATTTGCTATGTACATTGCAGTCACCAACTGTGACCGATTGCACTGATGTGCGCGGCACATCTCTCTCCAGCGGCCGCAAGCACTTGTCGCGATCCAAATCGATTAGCGACATAAATTGCTCAGCATTATTGTCTATCTCTTCGAATATTCGTGGCCACTCGCGTGACAAACGACGTCCCGGTATGTTCTTCATGTGCGTCGTGTACGCTTGCGCACATTCGGTCTCACCATCAAGCCAGATTATTTTGCCAAAGAAGCGATTTGGTGCGGGAAAGAAATGCTCCGGCCAGATGTGCTCCAAATACCAAGAGAAAGGCTTGCATTTAAGTTTCTCACGCAGTGACAAGCGCTCGGTGACATCGATGCGTTCACGTGTCTCTAACGACAGACCGGATGTGTAAAGTAGTATGAAATATTGCCAATCGTCCATCCAAGTCATGGCCGCACGCGCCAAATTGTTGCCCAGCACTTCACTCATGCCACCCGGGAAGGTGTATGGCGTGGTGCTGCGAAATACGTGGCCGACATGTGAACAGGGACAGATTTCGATGCGCCCGCCGCACTGCCATATGCGAAAGGACATTTCAACGTTTTCGCCACCCCAGATCTGCAagatatataaacatatattatgTCATGTAAtataccatgcaaaacatgcaAACTTACACGCATCTCCTTATCGTACGCGCCAATATCAAAGAAGTACCGTTTGTCCACTGCAAACAGTCCACCAGCCATTGCCGGTGATGCGATTGCCTGCGTTGGATCAGCATTAGCAGGCGCTATGCTGCGTTTATTGCCGAACCAGCGAAAACTCAGCTGCCAATTGAAGGCACCCCAATGGTTCTCAAAAGTTTTCGTATAACTGAAGTTATCATCGGAAATTATATCAATTACAGGCGCGACCACACTGTTGCGCGACTCCTTCACACGCTGCAGCAGCGGCTCCAGCCAGCCGCGCGTACACTCGCAATGCGCATCCAAGAAGGTCAACACATCACCCTTGGCATGCTCGGCGCCGAGCAAACGCGCTGGCACCAAACCGCCACGTTTCTGTATGCGCAGCAAGCGCGTTGGCACGGTGAGCACTTTAATGTAGGCCTCGAGTTGCTTCTTCAAATAAGCTGTAAGGCAAAGCGAAAGGTTAAACTAGCTCTAAAAAGGTCAACTGTAAGATGTTTAAATTACTGCTTTGCAGCAGCAGCGAACAAATTAGCTGCAGATATGCAAAATACAATAATGTGTTAGGTTGCAAGCAGTTTTCGTTTACTGTTggagtgttttgtttttgtgtttatttgtttttattcagtGATGACACTTACAGCGTTCGCTTGCATCGTCGACTAGTATGATTTCTTTGAGTAATTTACGCGGCGATCGGTTGATAACGCTCGTTATGGTGCGCAACAGCACCGACCAAGCCTCATTATGGAAAACTATAATCACCGATGTGGTGGGCAGCTCGTTGTTGATATATTTCTTGTCGCGACACCTGTGTAAgagacaaatgaaaataaagctaATTAAGTGTGTGCGACAGCGTAAATGATTTGATGATTTTGTTTGTTAAAAGATTTTATGCTTTGTCAGCAACTCAGGGCCATTGCAcaaaatttatatgcatatgtatgagtggAAAACTTGTTGTTAAACGCTGTTAGGCTTAATATTCACTGCCTTTTGGCACTGACGCTGATGAAAAAGCTGCTAATGTTTGCTTGATTTCTTCGCTGATTTGTTTAATTGTTTATGGTCATTGATCTGTTGTGCACTTTACTTACTCCTTTATTCTGTAATCTTTTAATGTACGATTCAAGGGTATGCGGTCACTGgccaaaatattaaaactattcAGTCTGAAGAAACGCTGCATGCGGAAACTTTCGCGCGCTGGCACTACGACCGGTCTGCCCTCCGCTCCCTCGCCAGCGATGGGATTGAAAAGATTTACGTTGTAGTCATCTGAAAAAAGTTGTTGATATTTAacgaatttttataaatattgatgagTAGGCCCACACAAAACGTGTGCATAATAatgaattcaaattaaaataaaatataaaaagaaataaataaacattgcaGTTTTAGTGTTTAGCTcaagtttcataaaaaaaattttatttttatttaccttcAGTCATATTGCCGAAAATATCGCCTTTGCCAATATAATGCGCCACTATGTTCTTCGGATGCCATAGCGAACGGCGGCGCGGTTGCGGTTTCGGATGGCTAAGTGTTGCGTTGTTATAATGGTGATTGCGAACgcgtgaagaaaaaaaaaaacaaaaagaaacaattaaaatttacatagaATTGCTAAATAGTGGAATACAATTAAATGAAGGCGCTCAACTGTGATGGTCTGTTGCCACAGCACATTACACAGCACTAAGAAGCGTGGTTGACTTGCAATACTCTTGCCAAAAATGCGGTTGTAACGGTTTTTAACCAATTTGCAATTTATTAGCACTTTGTGCGCCATATATGGCACGTGGGCTACTTTTGTAGCACAAACACCTGTtccaatttatatatattcaaatatacttACACCTTATCCTGATCATTTGTTTGTATACTGGCAACATAAAGATTGATACTTAGCGCAAACATAAAGAATGCAAAAAACAGTAGAAACAGGTAGAGCAGCCATAGCTTCTTCAGTTGTTGAAATCTCAAACCCATTGCTAATTATGATTTCCTTCTATTTTTGCTGACGCTACTAATATGCTAATGCGTtgcttgttgttattactaGAATTGATGACCACTGTCTGTGCGATCACTTTGTGTAATGAAACGTCTTCGTAGCGGTATCTTCGATTTGTTGCGCCGACTACAACAGTTGCTTGGCCAAAGCGTGAATGAGCTCTGTACGTTGTCGacagcttgtttttgttttgattacaAATATGTTGAGTCTTTAGCGGCAGTGGCAGAGGAAGTCGTTGTGGCTGGTTTGTTGGTTGGATGGATGGCTGGTTTTTTTTGCTGGTTCCAACAGCTGGCACTGGGTCTTTTATTTGCAGCGGTTGCATGCAAAGATTGCAGTCGAAAAAATGTTGCTTACTTCATGCTTTCCccgcatatttttgtttataagcCGCAAACGAAGAAGCAAACTAaataaactacaaaaaatattgacaaactaattttgtttgcaaaaccCGTCTTGTTGTGTAAACGTAAACAGTTGTTGATGAGCCATCATTGCGCAGGGTTGCTTTGAACGGGTGAGGAAATTCTTAGCGATGAAATAGAATTTCacgaatttcattttaatttttattgaaataaagcaaattataatttaaataattttgtgacGAATTTTCAGCTGTTTTATAAGCTTTTACAATTTGTATTTGATAATCTGTGAATTTCACTCAACTGTTGTTGGCGTGTTGTGCAATTTTTATGGAAAGCACTTCGCTTAAACGAAGCAACACTGTAAGCGAGGTCATAGACCCACGGCGCTGTGTTTATTGCGCAATCGGTAGTTCCTGTTAACGATGAGAAATTATTTGCATCCTTTTAGGCGTTAATTTACAAAGAATAATGGTAAAATAAAACATGTAATTTgcggtaattaaaaaaaaaaaacaggtatAACAACAGTATTAATCGATTATATTTGTTCAATAATCGATTAATGTTGCTTAAATATGAGTTCACAAAactatttgaacattttttattcaaacagAAGCTGCTGagtactaaaaattaattatttgcacTCAAACAGTATTATAATATGTTTTTctaatgttattgtttttgttattgttgtagcggcagaacaTATTGCTGAAGTAATTTTCAGGAATGGTGCCGATTTAACAGCCCTTGGCCGAATAgtaatccgggtccgttccagttatttagacccgactgtcgcgACCAAGGTTTTTATAATGTCTAATAATTTGGCttcaattatacaaatataaaattacataaaataaatattttattattattattctttaaaataaagCTGCTAATTGAAAATACTATGAAATTTATGCAGTTTAAGTAATAATCTGCTAGTAATAGCGCCTTCTTTCCACGTTTTTGAAATTGATGCCCAGAATGCATGCGACAATTATGGTAACAccctgtaaaaaaaataataaatatatgagaatAATTTCGTGAGGTATTAAATTCCGTTNNNNNNNNNNNNNNNNNNNNNNNNNNNNNNNNNNNNNNNNNNNNNNNNNNNNNNNNNNNNNNNNNNNNNNNNNNNNNNNNNNNNNNNNNNNNNNNNNNNNNNNNNNNNNNNNNNNNNNNNNNNNNNNNNNNNNNNNNNNNNNNNNNNNNNNNNNNNNNNNNNNNNNNNNNNNNNNNNNNNNNNNNNNNNNNNNNNNNNNNNNNNNNNNNNNNNNNNNNNNNNNNNNNNNNNNNNNNNNNNNNNNNNNNNNNNNNNNNNNNNNNNNNNNNNNNNNNNNNNNNNNNNNNNNNNNNNNNNNNNNNNNNNNNNNNNNNNNNNNNNNNNNNNNNNNNNNNNNNNNNNNNNNNNNNNNNNNNNNNNNNNNNNNNNNNNNNNNNNNNNNNNNNNNNNNNNNNNNNNNNNNNNNNNNNNNNNNNNNNNNNNNNNNNNNNNNNNNNNNNNNNNNNNNNNNNNNNNNNNNNNNNNNNNNNNNNNNNNNNNNNNNNNNNNNNNNNNNNNNNaataataatataatatatgagaATAATTTCGTGAGGTATTAAATTCCGTTAGTTCATATCAATAACGTCTTtacaataacataaaattttgtagCACTTCGTACTCACCTCCACGCCCACCAACGTCCAATCGCTGATTACTTCAATACGCGATCCGTTAGCGAAGGCTTGAGTTAACTTCCCTACGCAACCCGCTGTGTAGAGATCATTTGGAATGGATGTCTTGCGGTTGAGATAACAGCTCGTAGGTATGGATAGACCACTGTCGATGTAATCGTTAGGTCCATTTTTGCCACAACACTCgtactgaaaaatatttacattctaCGTGTTAAAAATATGGTGTAAAAGTTTACTTGGAACTTTTTTGCTACCGAGGTGAGAAATTTGGACTAGTGCCGAATTCGTAGTTGTGTTTCTGTCTATCGTggtaatataaagaaatttttaggTTATGAAAAACTTGATTCGAGGGAATATTTGTTCAGGACAAGGGTAGGTAAGCTCTTTAACAAGATCAATCGTACGTGGAACTAGGAAAAACAGCAAAGTTTTAGGAATGCCTGTGAAAACGTCTTCTCAATACCGCAGCAAGGCTGCGCAAGACTCTGGCCACAAGCAAGACTTACACTGTACTAGCTATTAAAAGATGAGACGGGACCTATACGACCAGTGCAGGAAAAAGACTCACTTCTGCGTGCGCATTTCCAGGAGGCAATTCGGGACACCAGTGTCAACTTGAGGTCAAAGACAAGCTATCTCGTTCGGATTGGATAGTAGCAAGAGAGCTGTTTACCGCGGACTCGATCAAGTAGGCTATAGCTCCGTTCGCGAAATGCAAGTCTCCGGTGGCGAACGGCATCTTTCCATTACTTCGGCAGCTGTGAGAGCAATTTTTACTACCCTTCCTTGTGCGGCTGATAAGATATACGCTGGCGTATATCCCAGAATCAATGCGGATTGTAAAAGTGATCTTCATACCCAAGATAAGAAGAAAGGACTATTGATCGGCAAAATCCTTTAGGCCAATTAGTTTAACTTCCGTCTTACTAAATCGTAGGAAAAAGATCGTTGATTATGAAACAACGTCGAAGGTGCTGAAAATTCCATCTTTACATGGAACTAGCTTTGCTTACAGAGTAGGTAGATCAACCAATACTGTTCTGTCCACTTAACCTCGGAAACGCAAAGTTCGCTGGAAGAAGGAGAGGTGATGCTGTGCGCATTCCTAGACAGCGATGGTGCCCTTGAAAACATGTCTCATGAAAGCGTGTCAAGAGCACTAGAGAAAAGGAATGTGGCAGCACCGGTACGCAGCTGAATAGAGGCTGTACTACGCACCAGGATAGTTGAAACCACAGTAAGTAAGTATACCAGCATACCTATCGGCACAACGAGAGGCTGCTGGCAGAATGGAGTGCTATCAGCGCATTATGAGGCCTAGAGGTGGACGACCCACTTGAACTGTTAACTAacaatggaatccgctgtcaAGGATATGTGGATGATGTTGTTATCTTTATGTGACATCGTACAAAGGGAATTAAACATTATAAGCTCAAGATTGACTGAACTTATTAACATCGCCTCAATGGCCTCTAGCAGTGTATTGCAATTCATGGAGCCGGGGCTATGTGAGCAGTTGGCTGCACTGAGATTAGTCTTCAGACGCAGGATAAAACATCTTCTTTTGGATCATGTCCATCTAAAAGAGATCACATCGTTtcaatagcacctagcagtatattgagATCAAACCGCTAGAGCATTTACAAATAGAAGATTAAACtttaagttcttgtaaggaaaacttaaAATTGGAGAAGGTTATTATAGCTTTGGCACAGCCGAagctaacattttttcttgttttattagtttatttttttattattattgttctaATGTTTCCAAGGTAAAATACCGTTACACAATAGGATATTCTTAATTCGTATTCGGAATGGACCCATAAGTATACTTATATGGAGAAAAGCTTCGGGTTCAATACCCAAAATCTATTCAAGGAAGGTTTtgtgttattaaaaaaacaacaacacgatCAGTTTTcgttaatttgtttgttgttactGTATTTCAAATAACGGAATTACATTTTACTCATTGTTAATTAGTGACTGAgtcaatacaactttttatattttgagctgGAGGAACAGACGGGCATGATAACATTGATTGGTCTGTCTGTTAGAAGTTTCCTGATATTaatatatatctgtatacacTACGATTGCTATATACTGTTGTtccttaaataattttgaagaatgCTATCGAGTTGGTAGTCCTTGATTGGATAAAAATCCGTgcccgttccggttacgtagccCCGACTGTCGTAGGCACAGTTTGTTGTTACTGTATACTAtcacaaacaaccgttaggtgaacagaactataaactcaaattttttgaaataactgTCTACGATTTGGCAAACGAGTTGTGAAACGAATATCAGCTAGTATAAATTAtctggtataaaaaaatatagaatgcATAATGATAGATAGTGGTTGTACTACTGCAGAAAAGTATTTACACGCTCTCTTAGATTGAACAAAACTGGTTAAATTGTCACTTGCATATCAAATATTTCTCAGCAGATCACAGACATAGCGATCATGATGAATATGTGAATCGAACActcttacttaaaaaaaaaattgcagaatTTAGTGCCAACTTACTCTAATTTGATAATTATCCATGGCGTCATCGCTCATCTGTCGATTCCAAGCATTCTGTATCGTCTCCTCGGCTAATTTGGAGAAGTCTATGGGCAGCGCGAAGATGACAGCGATTTGtgcgagcagcagcagcagcaacaagatGGCATACTACAAAAGTGCTTGAGTtaagtgtttaaaaataaatatgaaaagagCTTGCAGCAAATACTCACTACCAAAATAGTGTGCGGCGACTCGCGTATGGCGCCACAGCAGCCCACTATGGTGGTGGCGAAGAGCAAACCGCCCAATACCACGCCCATAATGCAGGGTATCTTAATGGATTCGCTGGCGTCGAATTGCACCAAGGAGTATGCGCTGGCTGATAGCATAAAAGCGCCCGCTATCTACATGTTGAGCCAGGTATTAATGTATTTTtgcgtgtaagtgtgtgtgcagGTGCAGTAAgcagaaaaaaaacaatgaaaatttttgtttagtgggtGTACGAACtgaattgtatataaataaatattaataattggaGCAAATAAGTAGGGAATGAGGCACACAAATGACATATCAGAGCTTAATTGATAAACACCATgatttattacatatatatgtacatacataagcaatTCTATATGTTCACATGTATTACTCACACAGCAGAGCACATTCATTAGAAATGCTAAAAATTTCACTGTGGACGTTGCACaagtcattgttattgttgtaattttgttgACAGCGCAAAATACCGTTGAGACGAGCAATTAACTagtttaatatttacaaaatataataaattttcagctttttgaatatattacgCCAAATTATGGCCTTCGCTCCCTTTCCACATACAAGAACACAACAAACCGATCTTCAACTATGCCTTTACGACCGCTTGACACTGTAGTAACTAAACGACTAAACAGCattgaaatcaaaaaagataatatTTCCCTCACAATTACATAAAGTTCCTATAAATACAgcgcatacaaatgtatattttttatcattaacttgtcagctgttgttgtttcagTACGTTTTCGGCGGGCTTAACTCAAATTCGCATATGAATTATCATTTGTCGTACTGATAAGACGCTGAAAAATGTGCTAAGTGTTTGAGTAGCGCTCAGCGCGGTCTCATTTCTGTGGAACCATATGTGTTTACACAGTGAGAAATGTCGCGTATTGTGAGCGCGGCAAAGAGAGCGAAAAGATTGTTGTAAAagcaatatacaaaaatattagaaatatttataccaCACACCTTGAAAGGTATTTTCGGAGTAAAGGCGGCTTTAAAACAAGGCAATGAAAGCGCTTTCAGAAAAAACAGAAAAGGCAATTTccgaaattaatgaaaattttaaaagctcttaaaaaattactACACAAATTGAAGGCAACTGTGGATAGTTTAGGTCTTGCGAAGCATTGAATTTTTTAAGAAGACAACGATCCAAAATACGGAATATTTTCTCCCGCTCATTTGTCATTTCTCATCAGTAAAGTTTGCCATTTAATCATACTTAGAAAGATAAAATATCCAATAACGAATCGACATTATTAAAGATTATTACCGAACTTCGGAGGCAGTGACCTCAGCTTTAAGAGCGCTCAGTCAAATTTATGgccgtcataatcgtcctgtcagatcaacaattgaccgtctagtggaaaaattttaatccacaggcactgtacaaaatgttcccgtgccagtgagacaaagaaggccatagtgtcgagaatattgctgccgctggcgcatcaattgaagaagacccaaatcagtctctcacacatcGGTCTCAAACGTTGGGCGTCTCAGTGATGTCGCTTGTGGCGAACTTTGCGAACAGATCCTGGCCTACATCCGTACCAGATTgacacaagaactgaagccgcctGACCACCAGAACGTCGTACGTTCGCGAATTGGTcggagcaacaacttgaaaactatccggattttcttcgaaaaaccatcttcagcgatgaggctcatttcggtctgaatggcttcgtcaataagcaaaatatgc includes:
- the LOC105224641 gene encoding polypeptide N-acetylgalactosaminyltransferase 3, which translates into the protein MGLRFQQLKKLWLLYLFLLFFAFFMFALSINLYVASIQTNDQDKVHPKPQPRRRSLWHPKNIVAHYIGKGDIFGNMTEDDYNVNLFNPIAGEGAEGRPVVVPARESFRMQRFFRLNSFNILASDRIPLNRTLKDYRIKECRDKKYINNELPTTSVIIVFHNEAWSVLLRTITSVINRSPRKLLKEIILVDDASERSYLKKQLEAYIKVLTVPTRLLRIQKRGGLVPARLLGAEHAKGDVLTFLDAHCECTRGWLEPLLQRVKESRNSVVAPVIDIISDDNFSYTKTFENHWGAFNWQLSFRWFGNKRSIAPANADPTQAIASPAMAGGLFAVDKRYFFDIGAYDKEMRIWGGENVEMSFRIWQCGGRIEICPCSHVGHVFRSTTPYTFPGGMSEVLGNNLARAAMTWMDDWQYFILLYTSGLSLETRERIDVTERLSLREKLKCKPFSWYLEHIWPEHFFPAPNRFFGKIIWLDGETECAQAYTTHMKNIPGRRLSREWPRIFEEIDNNAEQFMSLIDLDRDKCLRPLERDVPRTSVQSVTVGDCNVHSKSMDMYVITPKGQIMTNDNVCLTYSEPKLGVIQQLKSRNLTSNVQLTQCLDDPRQLWSYDMDTQHISHRESKLCLTLKAAKIPRTQKVEKIVVAINCDYKDITQKWGLIPLPWRV
- the LOC105224663 gene encoding protein late bloomer codes for the protein MTCATSTVKFLAFLMNVLCCIAGAFMLSASAYSLVQFDASESIKIPCIMGVVLGGLLFATTIVGCCGAIRESPHTILVYAILLLLLLLAQIAVIFALPIDFSKLAEETIQNAWNRQMSDDAMDNYQIRYECCGKNGPNDYIDSGLSIPTSCYLNRKTSIPNDLYTAGCVGKLTQAFANGSRIEVISDWTLVGVEGVTIIVACILGINFKNVERRRYY